Proteins from one Arthrobacter sp. DNA4 genomic window:
- a CDS encoding 2,3-butanediol dehydrogenase produces the protein MKAARFHARKDIRIEDIPEPELRAGAVKIDVAWCGICGTDLHEFLEGPIFCPAPGHPHPLSHEESPVTLGHEFSGTVAEVGEGVEGLEVGDNVVVEPYFVDGTCDMCQAGSYHLCRQMGFIGLSGGGGGLSEKIVVDQRWVHPIGNIPLDEAALIEPLSVAHHAVARSGVKAGDTALVGGSGPIGLLTAAVLKGMGVTTIISELTQARKEKATSSGVADHVLDPSKEDVPARVRELTGGTGADVAFECAGVNAVLDTMLDAVRPGAVVVNVSIWGSPATVDMQKLVVKEIDLRGTIAYVRDHPAVIKMVQEGKVDLKPFITGRIALEDLVEQGFDTLINHKDTAVKVLVHP, from the coding sequence ATGAAGGCAGCACGTTTCCACGCCCGCAAGGACATCCGGATCGAGGACATCCCGGAGCCGGAGCTGCGGGCGGGGGCGGTGAAGATCGACGTCGCGTGGTGCGGCATCTGCGGCACGGACCTGCACGAGTTCCTGGAGGGACCCATCTTCTGCCCCGCGCCGGGGCATCCGCACCCGCTGTCCCACGAGGAATCCCCGGTGACCCTGGGGCATGAATTCTCCGGGACTGTGGCTGAAGTCGGCGAAGGCGTGGAGGGGCTGGAAGTGGGTGACAACGTCGTCGTCGAACCCTATTTCGTGGACGGGACCTGCGACATGTGCCAGGCGGGCAGCTACCACCTGTGCCGGCAGATGGGGTTCATCGGGCTGTCCGGCGGCGGGGGAGGGCTGAGCGAGAAGATCGTGGTGGACCAGCGGTGGGTGCATCCCATCGGCAACATCCCGCTGGACGAGGCCGCACTGATCGAACCGCTGTCCGTGGCACACCACGCGGTGGCGCGCAGCGGCGTCAAGGCCGGCGACACCGCGCTGGTGGGCGGGTCCGGGCCGATCGGCCTGCTCACGGCGGCGGTCCTCAAAGGCATGGGCGTGACCACGATCATCAGTGAGCTCACCCAGGCCCGCAAGGAGAAGGCCACTTCCAGCGGCGTGGCGGACCACGTCCTTGACCCAAGCAAGGAGGACGTCCCGGCGCGGGTTCGCGAGCTCACCGGGGGCACCGGGGCGGACGTCGCCTTCGAATGCGCGGGCGTGAACGCCGTCCTGGACACGATGCTCGACGCCGTCCGGCCCGGGGCTGTGGTGGTGAACGTGTCCATCTGGGGTTCGCCCGCCACGGTGGACATGCAGAAACTGGTGGTGAAGGAGATCGACCTGCGCGGCACCATCGCCTACGTCCGCGACCACCCCGCCGTGATCAAGATGGTGCAGGAGGGCAAGGTGGACCTCAAGCCGTTCATCACGGGCAGGATCGCGCTGGAGGACCTGGTGGAGCAGGGCTTCGATACCCTCATCAACCACAAGGACACTGCCGTAAAGGTGCTGGTGCATCCGTAA
- the mgtA gene encoding magnesium-translocating P-type ATPase, translating to MTDVNVRERSSLQLAITDAASLTADQALAHLGSGPGGLSGEEAAARLQQLGPNAVRTHRANAWAVLGRQFASPILILLIVTAGLSLFLGDATNSIVIGVILLASVGLGFTNEYRAERASEALHDRVTHRAVVLRDGTTREVDVTALVPGDVVHLSLGAIIPADIRLLTTNNLLCDESILTGESQPAAKEAAPVAAGSALGDLASCVFMGTVVQSGGCTGVVVATGGRAEFGRIALGLGERQPQTEFQLGLKRFSFLLLQVAMVLTSLIFVANLLLQRPLIESLLFSLAIAVGITPQLLPAVVSTSLATGTRQLAKRKVLVKRLVCIEDLGDMDILVTDKTGTLTEGRISFTRALPVMPETSDDRLFRLGLLATETDYTEGRTSRAGQNPLDAALWDSPGASAFEPARYERLDLIGFDHQRRRTTVLVREAGGPAQLVTKGAPEDVLALCGPTPPAVQALLDEQFDAASRVVAVATRPAADLVELAPADEHGLTLAGFLVFLDRPKANARQSLDLLEALGISVKIATGDNAKVAERVCADLDVISGGTLTGAQVEAMSDADLAPAARTATIFARVSPEQKARIIALLRLSGGSVGFMGDGVNDALALHKADIGISVDTATDVAKDAADVVLLDKDLGVLADGVMEGRRIFANTIKYVLMGTSSNFGNMFSAAAASVVLSFLPMLPGQILLNNLLYDSGQLAIPGDRVDKEQLRAPSHWDIAFIRRFMLLFGPISSLFDFATFALMLFVFTAAPGSSG from the coding sequence ATGACAGACGTGAACGTCCGGGAGCGCAGCTCCCTCCAGTTGGCCATCACCGACGCCGCGAGCCTGACGGCGGACCAGGCGCTGGCGCACCTGGGTTCCGGCCCGGGCGGCCTCAGCGGGGAGGAAGCGGCCGCCCGCCTCCAGCAGTTGGGCCCCAACGCCGTCCGCACGCACCGCGCCAACGCCTGGGCCGTACTGGGGCGGCAGTTCGCCAGCCCCATCCTCATCCTCCTGATTGTCACCGCCGGGTTGTCCCTCTTCCTGGGCGACGCCACCAACTCCATCGTCATCGGCGTGATCCTGCTGGCCAGCGTGGGCCTCGGCTTCACCAACGAGTACCGTGCGGAGCGGGCCTCGGAAGCCCTGCACGACCGCGTAACGCACCGGGCCGTGGTGCTCCGCGACGGAACCACCAGGGAAGTGGACGTTACCGCCCTGGTGCCGGGCGACGTCGTCCATCTCTCCCTGGGCGCCATCATCCCGGCGGACATCCGGCTCCTGACCACCAACAACCTTCTCTGCGATGAAAGCATCCTCACCGGGGAGTCCCAGCCTGCGGCCAAGGAAGCTGCTCCCGTTGCCGCCGGTTCAGCATTGGGAGACCTCGCCTCCTGCGTGTTCATGGGCACGGTGGTCCAGTCCGGCGGCTGCACCGGGGTGGTGGTGGCCACCGGCGGCCGGGCCGAATTCGGGCGCATAGCACTCGGGCTGGGCGAGAGGCAGCCGCAGACCGAGTTCCAGCTGGGACTCAAGCGGTTCTCCTTCCTGCTGCTGCAGGTAGCCATGGTGCTCACCTCGCTGATCTTCGTGGCCAACCTGCTGCTGCAACGTCCGCTCATCGAATCCCTGCTGTTCTCGCTGGCAATTGCCGTCGGCATCACCCCTCAGTTGCTCCCCGCCGTGGTCAGCACATCCCTGGCCACCGGCACCCGGCAGCTGGCCAAGCGGAAGGTGCTGGTCAAACGCCTGGTATGCATCGAGGACCTGGGGGACATGGACATCCTGGTCACGGACAAAACCGGCACCCTCACTGAGGGCAGGATCAGTTTCACCCGGGCGCTGCCGGTAATGCCGGAAACATCCGATGACAGGCTGTTCAGACTGGGGCTGCTGGCCACGGAGACCGACTACACGGAAGGCAGAACCTCCCGGGCCGGTCAAAATCCGCTGGATGCCGCCCTCTGGGACAGCCCCGGTGCCTCCGCATTCGAACCGGCCCGCTATGAACGGCTGGATCTCATCGGCTTCGACCACCAGCGTCGCCGCACCACCGTGCTGGTCCGTGAAGCCGGCGGTCCCGCGCAGCTGGTCACCAAGGGCGCCCCGGAGGACGTCCTGGCCCTGTGCGGGCCCACGCCACCCGCCGTCCAGGCGTTGCTGGACGAGCAGTTCGACGCCGCCTCCCGGGTGGTTGCCGTGGCCACCCGTCCGGCTGCAGACCTGGTGGAGCTGGCCCCGGCTGATGAGCATGGGCTGACGCTGGCCGGGTTCCTCGTTTTCCTGGACCGGCCCAAAGCCAACGCCCGGCAGTCCCTGGACCTGCTGGAGGCGTTGGGAATTTCAGTAAAGATCGCCACCGGGGACAACGCCAAAGTGGCTGAAAGAGTCTGCGCGGATCTGGACGTGATCTCCGGCGGCACCCTCACCGGCGCCCAGGTTGAGGCCATGTCCGACGCCGACCTCGCCCCCGCCGCCCGAACGGCAACGATCTTCGCGCGCGTGTCGCCCGAACAAAAGGCACGCATCATCGCCCTGCTGCGCCTCAGCGGCGGATCGGTGGGCTTCATGGGTGACGGCGTCAACGACGCCCTGGCACTCCACAAGGCGGACATCGGCATCTCCGTCGATACCGCCACTGACGTTGCCAAGGACGCAGCCGACGTCGTCCTCCTGGACAAGGACCTGGGCGTGCTGGCGGACGGCGTGATGGAGGGGCGGCGGATCTTCGCCAACACCATCAAGTACGTGCTGATGGGCACGTCCAGCAACTTCGGCAACATGTTCAGCGCGGCAGCAGCCTCCGTGGTGCTGAGCTTCCTGCCCATGCTGCCGGGCCAGATCCTGCTGAACAACCTGCTGTATGACTCCGGGCAGCTGGCTATTCCGGGGGACCGGGTGGACAAGGAGCAGCTGCGGGCGCCGTCCCACTGGGACATCGCCTTCATCCGCCGGTTCATGCTTCTCTTCGGGCCCATCAGTTCGCTGTTCGACTTCGCCACCTTCGCCCTGATGCTGTTCGTGTTCACCGCTGCGCCGGGGAGTTCCGGGTAG
- a CDS encoding alpha/beta fold hydrolase, whose protein sequence is MEPFRVILLPGSVLPAGPAYGALLAALGGTVEAVAKDLELYAGDTPPPGWSLDTEADGVLREADARGWDTFHLLGYSGGGAAALALTARHPERLLSLALLEPAWAGTWDWSPEHTRLWHRYGELGDLPQEEFMAAFMRLQVKPDAVLPPPPPGPPPPWMARRPAGISAFLHAFNTYALDRGKLAAFDKPVLFVLGGMSSPDEQGDNAGRLARVFPDFRLEVFPGKHHFDPPHRAEPERVAALLGAHWARARAQAAS, encoded by the coding sequence ATGGAACCGTTCCGGGTCATCCTCCTGCCCGGCAGCGTCCTCCCCGCCGGCCCCGCATACGGCGCGCTGCTGGCGGCACTGGGAGGCACCGTTGAGGCCGTGGCCAAGGACCTTGAGCTCTATGCGGGTGATACTCCCCCGCCGGGCTGGAGCCTGGATACCGAAGCGGACGGCGTGCTTCGCGAGGCGGACGCCCGCGGCTGGGACACCTTCCATCTGCTGGGGTATTCCGGTGGTGGCGCAGCGGCCCTGGCACTCACGGCCCGGCACCCGGAACGGCTGCTGAGCCTGGCCCTGCTCGAGCCAGCCTGGGCGGGCACCTGGGACTGGAGCCCGGAGCACACGCGGCTGTGGCACCGGTACGGCGAACTGGGCGACTTGCCGCAGGAGGAATTCATGGCCGCCTTCATGAGGCTGCAGGTGAAGCCCGACGCCGTCCTGCCGCCTCCGCCGCCGGGCCCGCCGCCGCCGTGGATGGCCAGGCGCCCGGCGGGGATCAGCGCCTTCCTGCATGCGTTCAACACCTATGCCCTGGACCGCGGTAAGCTGGCTGCCTTCGATAAACCGGTGCTCTTTGTGCTGGGCGGCATGAGCAGCCCGGATGAGCAGGGGGACAACGCTGGGCGCCTGGCCCGCGTCTTCCCTGATTTCCGGCTGGAGGTGTTTCCCGGTAAGCACCATTTCGACCCGCCGCACCGTGCGGAGCCGGAGCGGGTTGCCGCGCTGCTGGGTGCGCACTGGGCACGGGCACGGGCACAGGCAGCGTCGTAG
- a CDS encoding GAF domain-containing sensor histidine kinase has translation MWREPIRRRTRELLREFVERADDLVRAQEHVEGLLGAVVSMTEDLSLEAVLDRLVQSACELVGARYGALGVIGDDQQLSHFITVGIDEEGARVIGDLPTGHGVLGELIREPKPLRLHDLGEHPIAVGFPANHPPMSTFLGVPVRVRNEVFGNLYLTEKIGEQDFTGEDEDLAVALAAAAGVAIQNAKLFDDSRRRQRWLEAGMEVSDRLKDQPRSDIENLDMIAEHALNASASVLSLIASVGADGTIRCRTSVGAQAMPGGQELPAAALLSEVLETGESRVLADPLLVFDPTSAEKLGPVLVAALGSNSDGHRDSVLILARAVGGTRYTDVDVEQSAVFASRIGLTLDLLKANQLREEHALFIDRERIAADLHDLVIQRLFAAGLSIQGLRRYTADPPAHERRIAGITAELDDCIHQLRDTIYSLQAREPGKELLSGRLLRAVQEAANAAGFLPRIQISGPVDDVVDDEVAEQLLRVLYEGVSNAVRHSGSEDISIQLAAQDGEVVLTVRDTGRGFKDPERVSGLANMKNRATRLGGDCIIDSIPGKGTSVTWRAPAGG, from the coding sequence ATGTGGCGTGAACCTATTAGGCGGCGGACCCGGGAACTCCTGCGGGAGTTTGTAGAGCGGGCGGATGATCTTGTCCGGGCACAGGAACATGTCGAGGGGCTGCTCGGCGCAGTGGTCTCCATGACAGAGGACCTGAGCCTGGAAGCGGTACTGGACCGGTTGGTGCAGTCGGCGTGCGAACTGGTGGGGGCGCGCTACGGGGCCCTGGGCGTCATCGGCGACGACCAACAGCTCAGCCACTTCATCACCGTGGGCATCGATGAAGAAGGTGCCCGGGTCATCGGCGACCTGCCCACAGGCCATGGCGTGCTTGGGGAGCTGATCCGCGAACCCAAGCCGTTGCGACTCCATGACTTGGGCGAGCATCCCATTGCGGTGGGGTTTCCCGCCAACCACCCGCCCATGAGCACCTTCCTGGGTGTACCGGTCCGGGTCCGCAACGAAGTCTTCGGGAACCTCTACCTGACCGAAAAAATCGGTGAGCAGGACTTCACAGGTGAGGACGAGGACCTCGCTGTTGCCCTGGCGGCTGCGGCCGGCGTGGCCATCCAGAACGCAAAGTTGTTCGATGACAGCAGGCGCCGCCAGCGGTGGCTGGAGGCGGGAATGGAAGTCAGCGACCGCTTGAAGGACCAGCCGCGTTCCGATATCGAGAACCTGGACATGATCGCCGAGCACGCCCTCAACGCCTCGGCCTCCGTCCTGTCGCTGATTGCGTCGGTGGGTGCGGACGGAACCATCAGGTGCCGGACCTCGGTGGGCGCCCAGGCGATGCCCGGGGGCCAGGAACTGCCCGCCGCCGCACTCCTGTCTGAAGTGCTGGAGACAGGGGAGTCCCGGGTCCTGGCCGACCCGCTCCTGGTGTTCGATCCGACATCCGCCGAGAAGCTTGGGCCGGTCCTGGTGGCCGCCCTGGGCAGCAACAGTGACGGCCATCGCGACAGCGTCCTCATCCTGGCCAGGGCTGTTGGCGGAACGCGGTATACGGACGTGGATGTTGAGCAAAGCGCCGTATTTGCATCCCGGATAGGCCTGACGCTGGACCTGCTCAAGGCGAACCAGTTGCGCGAAGAGCACGCCCTGTTCATCGACCGGGAACGGATCGCGGCGGACCTGCACGACCTGGTGATCCAGCGTCTCTTCGCTGCCGGGTTGAGCATCCAGGGCCTGCGCCGCTACACCGCGGACCCGCCTGCCCATGAGCGGCGCATCGCCGGGATCACCGCCGAACTGGACGACTGCATCCACCAGCTCCGCGACACCATCTACTCGCTCCAGGCCCGCGAGCCCGGCAAAGAACTTCTCAGCGGCCGCTTGCTGCGCGCTGTGCAGGAAGCCGCGAACGCCGCCGGGTTCCTCCCCAGAATTCAGATTTCAGGCCCCGTGGACGATGTGGTGGACGATGAGGTTGCCGAACAACTGCTGCGGGTGCTGTATGAGGGCGTCAGCAACGCGGTGCGGCATTCCGGATCGGAGGACATCTCCATCCAGCTCGCCGCGCAGGACGGTGAGGTGGTCCTGACCGTCCGCGACACCGGTCGCGGGTTCAAGGACCCTGAGCGGGTCAGCGGGTTGGCCAACATGAAGAACCGGGCCACCCGCCTGGGCGGGGACTGCATTATCGACAGCATCCCCGGCAAAGGCACCAGTGTGACGTGGAGGGCACCCGCTGGCGGCTGA
- a CDS encoding cold-shock protein has translation MATGTVKWFNAEKGFGFISPDDSSQDVFAHYSAINSSGFRSLEENQKVSFDTEQGPKGPQATNIQAL, from the coding sequence ATGGCTACTGGTACCGTCAAATGGTTTAACGCTGAAAAGGGCTTCGGCTTCATCTCCCCGGACGACTCCTCGCAGGACGTTTTCGCGCACTACTCCGCGATCAACTCCTCCGGCTTCCGCTCCCTCGAAGAGAACCAGAAGGTTTCCTTCGACACCGAGCAGGGCCCCAAGGGTCCCCAGGCCACCAACATCCAGGCTCTCTAA
- a CDS encoding tellurite resistance/C4-dicarboxylate transporter family protein has product MDTATDARNSFGSRASQAVRTLTPGYFALTMASGIISVGLDLEGFHAMSMAVLVVCALSYLLILVLSLFRLARFAAVVRSDFMDPGRAFGFFTFIAGTNVLGTRLGMAGWQGATAVLLAVAVLAWVVLGYVVPWTAVLGRSERPVVKDANGSWFIWCVASQSVAVAAASIEPLAGPDWRAPLALVAVVAWSVGLILYAAVGILVSLRLMTYPILPQDLRPQYFVAMGAMAISVLAGARIVEMAGAPMVDATRGLVAGASVVFWSFASWLFPVLLAAGWWRHVLHRVPLSYEPGLWSVIFPLGMYAVAGIYLGRADQLPLVAAIGRAELWLAVAAFLATFGAMLWHLWATLVAPSRPRTGT; this is encoded by the coding sequence ATGGACACCGCCACCGACGCCCGGAACTCCTTCGGCTCCCGCGCCAGCCAGGCGGTCCGGACGCTCACCCCCGGCTACTTCGCGCTCACCATGGCCAGCGGCATCATCTCCGTGGGGCTCGACCTTGAGGGCTTCCACGCGATGTCCATGGCGGTGCTGGTGGTGTGCGCCCTCTCCTACCTCCTGATTCTTGTGCTTAGCCTGTTCCGCCTGGCCAGGTTCGCCGCCGTCGTGCGCAGCGACTTCATGGATCCCGGGCGGGCGTTTGGCTTCTTCACGTTCATCGCCGGAACAAACGTGCTGGGGACGCGCCTTGGCATGGCGGGATGGCAGGGCGCGACGGCGGTGCTGCTTGCGGTTGCCGTGCTGGCCTGGGTGGTGCTCGGCTATGTGGTGCCGTGGACGGCAGTGCTGGGAAGGTCCGAGCGGCCCGTGGTCAAGGATGCCAACGGCTCCTGGTTCATCTGGTGCGTGGCCAGCCAGTCCGTGGCGGTTGCGGCCGCGTCGATCGAGCCACTCGCGGGCCCCGACTGGCGCGCGCCCCTGGCACTCGTCGCCGTCGTCGCCTGGTCGGTGGGGCTCATCCTCTATGCGGCCGTGGGGATCTTAGTCTCGCTGCGGCTCATGACCTACCCCATCCTGCCGCAGGACCTCCGCCCCCAGTACTTCGTGGCCATGGGTGCGATGGCCATCAGCGTCCTGGCGGGTGCGCGGATCGTGGAGATGGCGGGTGCGCCCATGGTCGATGCCACACGCGGGCTGGTGGCCGGAGCCTCCGTGGTGTTCTGGTCCTTCGCCTCATGGCTCTTCCCGGTACTCCTGGCCGCCGGTTGGTGGCGCCACGTGTTGCACCGGGTGCCGCTGTCCTACGAGCCTGGCCTGTGGAGCGTCATCTTTCCCCTCGGCATGTACGCCGTGGCCGGGATCTACCTGGGCCGGGCGGACCAGTTGCCCCTGGTGGCAGCGATCGGCCGGGCCGAATTGTGGCTGGCGGTTGCAGCGTTCCTCGCCACCTTCGGGGCCATGCTCTGGCATCTGTGGGCCACGCTCGTTGCCCCGTCCCGGCCGCGGACTGGCACCTGA
- a CDS encoding type II CAAX prenyl endopeptidase Rce1 family protein, giving the protein MSRPSALRQLAAAVLPVAVPAVMLPVFRQVVRRFGDRRGYQAGFAAYWTLCWGMALAVVSPPRLVELWRTPDGPVTQRRGLFRGILLLPPAGAITTELIPNARAAGTTAALTAMGIGVTNAMAEEALWRGVPMAVSPHRKVLGWLWPALGFTAWHLVPLSIQPHPRGRWPVLLGAGLIGLGYGWAAQRSGSLLAVSIAHAATDSCGVRAARNIWLPVSGEVSG; this is encoded by the coding sequence GTGAGCCGTCCTTCCGCCCTGCGCCAGCTGGCGGCCGCAGTCCTGCCGGTGGCGGTGCCCGCCGTGATGCTGCCGGTCTTCCGCCAGGTGGTCCGCCGGTTCGGGGACCGGCGCGGCTACCAGGCGGGGTTTGCCGCTTACTGGACGCTGTGCTGGGGAATGGCCCTTGCAGTGGTAAGCCCGCCCCGGCTGGTGGAGCTCTGGCGGACGCCGGACGGTCCGGTAACGCAGCGGCGCGGGTTATTCCGGGGCATTTTGCTCCTGCCGCCCGCGGGTGCCATCACCACCGAATTGATCCCCAACGCCAGGGCAGCGGGTACGACGGCGGCGCTCACCGCCATGGGCATCGGCGTCACCAACGCGATGGCTGAGGAGGCGCTCTGGCGGGGTGTGCCAATGGCTGTCTCTCCTCACCGGAAAGTCCTTGGCTGGCTCTGGCCGGCCCTCGGTTTTACGGCATGGCACCTGGTTCCGCTGTCCATTCAGCCCCATCCGCGGGGCCGCTGGCCGGTGCTGCTGGGTGCCGGGCTGATCGGCCTGGGGTACGGATGGGCCGCCCAAAGGAGCGGGTCACTCCTGGCCGTGTCCATTGCGCACGCCGCCACCGACTCCTGCGGCGTCCGGGCCGCGCGAAACATCTGGTTGCCTGTGAGCGGGGAGGTATCCGGTTGA
- a CDS encoding response regulator transcription factor — translation MNTPAAPPDESWSPVPSIRVFILNDHEMVRRGLGDLLQHVGFDVVGESGSAAEARRLIHVLQPDIVVLDDRLPDGTGIEVCRDLRSTSPDVRCLILTGWDEQHAVRAVVLAGASGYVLKRIGDNDALINCIRSTAAGIPPIGPSVRERVAESLYASASAPWLKAMTRTERNVLALMARGLTNPQIGQEMVLPDATVSATVSSVLHKLGFRRRSHLIPAPIPRAWELLH, via the coding sequence ATGAACACACCTGCAGCACCCCCCGATGAGTCCTGGTCTCCCGTCCCGTCCATCCGGGTCTTCATCCTCAACGACCACGAAATGGTCCGCCGGGGCTTGGGCGACCTGCTCCAGCACGTTGGTTTCGACGTCGTGGGCGAAAGCGGGTCCGCTGCAGAAGCCCGCCGCCTGATCCACGTTTTGCAACCGGACATCGTGGTGCTGGACGACAGGCTGCCGGACGGCACTGGCATCGAGGTGTGCCGCGACCTGCGCTCCACCTCTCCTGACGTGCGGTGCCTGATCCTTACCGGCTGGGACGAACAGCACGCCGTACGGGCAGTGGTCCTGGCAGGCGCTTCAGGCTACGTGCTCAAGCGGATCGGAGACAACGACGCCTTGATCAACTGCATCCGCAGCACCGCCGCCGGTATCCCACCCATCGGCCCCAGCGTCAGGGAGCGGGTGGCCGAGAGCCTGTACGCCAGCGCTTCGGCCCCCTGGCTGAAGGCCATGACGCGGACCGAACGGAACGTCCTTGCCCTCATGGCCCGCGGACTCACCAACCCCCAGATCGGGCAGGAGATGGTGCTGCCCGACGCCACCGTCTCCGCCACGGTTTCCTCCGTGCTCCATAAACTTGGCTTCCGCCGGAGGAGTCACCTGATCCCTGCACCGATCCCCCGGGCGTGGGAACTGCTGCACTGA
- a CDS encoding PRC-barrel domain-containing protein yields the protein MILGDLLGTPVHDADGGRLGRVADVRFVLDGTPHQLMAEARLLGLVVGPHSTASFMGYDRNGLTRPRLVARILRWRHRGSFLVLWEDIALVGSHSVRLRPGFTRYSPALQDTAKG from the coding sequence ATGATCCTCGGTGACCTGCTGGGCACCCCCGTTCATGATGCCGACGGCGGGAGGCTGGGCCGGGTGGCAGATGTCCGGTTCGTCCTGGACGGCACCCCGCATCAGCTGATGGCGGAGGCGCGCCTGCTGGGGCTGGTCGTCGGCCCGCACAGCACGGCCTCCTTCATGGGCTACGACCGGAACGGCCTCACGCGGCCCCGGCTGGTGGCCCGGATCCTCCGCTGGCGGCACCGCGGATCCTTCCTGGTGCTGTGGGAGGACATCGCCCTGGTGGGCTCACACTCGGTCCGGCTACGGCCCGGGTTCACCCGCTACAGCCCGGCGCTGCAGGACACTGCGAAGGGATAG
- a CDS encoding SRPBCC family protein — protein MTRTILRSTVIKAPVETVFTFLSDPTNWMTAFPGDSDVTNLDIKPDGVGTSARWSAKAWGIPMHVTHEYREVMPNKRIVSKASVGPVITFSLEPLNGSGTELAVESALEIDAPLVRVPAQALFARLTEDDIQGMVANVKSLLETGKKTVPHASEAKFSQTLAWSDSVTIAAPLEDVFELVKDPRVWLGPDVQISDLVTTPEGVGTTFQASWKVLGIPLKTTHEYTEYVPKSHFTSKAALGPVFRVEVAPGDGGTRLSIRSDTVPRNMAEAAVDALIIKMSERGQADQLAGIKAKAEHRTGGL, from the coding sequence ATGACCAGGACTATTCTCCGGAGCACCGTGATCAAGGCCCCCGTGGAAACGGTCTTCACCTTCCTGAGCGACCCGACAAACTGGATGACGGCCTTCCCCGGAGACAGCGACGTCACCAACCTGGACATCAAACCCGACGGCGTGGGCACGTCCGCGCGCTGGTCCGCCAAGGCGTGGGGCATTCCCATGCACGTGACCCACGAGTACCGGGAGGTGATGCCCAACAAGCGCATCGTATCCAAGGCGTCCGTGGGGCCTGTCATCACGTTTTCCCTGGAACCGCTCAATGGAAGCGGCACCGAACTGGCCGTCGAGTCAGCCCTGGAAATCGATGCACCCCTGGTCCGGGTTCCCGCCCAGGCATTGTTTGCCAGACTGACCGAAGACGACATCCAGGGCATGGTGGCCAACGTCAAGAGCCTGCTGGAGACCGGGAAGAAGACGGTCCCGCACGCCAGCGAGGCGAAGTTCAGCCAGACACTGGCCTGGTCTGACAGCGTGACCATCGCCGCCCCGCTGGAGGACGTCTTCGAATTGGTGAAGGATCCGCGGGTCTGGCTGGGGCCGGACGTCCAGATCTCGGACCTGGTGACCACCCCCGAGGGTGTGGGGACCACGTTCCAGGCGTCGTGGAAAGTCCTTGGCATTCCGCTCAAGACCACGCACGAATACACCGAGTACGTCCCAAAGAGCCACTTCACGTCCAAGGCGGCATTGGGCCCGGTCTTCCGGGTGGAGGTGGCGCCCGGGGACGGCGGTACCCGGCTCAGCATCCGGTCCGATACCGTCCCCCGGAACATGGCGGAGGCCGCGGTCGACGCGCTCATCATCAAGATGTCCGAGCGCGGCCAGGCCGACCAGCTGGCCGGTATCAAGGCGAAGGCGGAACACCGCACTGGCGGGCTCTGA
- a CDS encoding class I SAM-dependent methyltransferase — MNSLQHPIFARAFARAVGRMDRGGALEHRRRILAGLQGSVIEIGAGTGSSFPLYPPAVTRVLALEPDDYLRSVAQQAAASASVPVTVVDAAAEHIPAETGSADAVVASLVLCSVKDQAAVLAEIRRVLRRGGTLAYYEHVRSGHPLLAKAEDVLTPVWGRFMGGCHLNRDTLAAITAAGFSVQDNERFGFPVQRLNPSLAHILGTATSPSVQH, encoded by the coding sequence TTGAACAGCCTGCAGCACCCGATCTTCGCCCGTGCTTTTGCCCGCGCCGTGGGCAGAATGGACCGTGGCGGGGCCCTTGAACACCGCCGACGCATCCTGGCCGGGCTGCAAGGATCAGTGATTGAAATTGGTGCGGGAACCGGATCCTCTTTTCCGCTCTACCCACCGGCCGTCACCCGCGTCCTGGCCCTTGAGCCCGATGACTATCTGAGGAGCGTGGCGCAGCAGGCAGCAGCATCGGCCAGTGTTCCGGTGACTGTTGTTGATGCGGCCGCCGAGCACATCCCCGCGGAAACCGGCAGCGCTGACGCCGTGGTGGCCAGCCTGGTCCTCTGCAGCGTCAAGGACCAGGCCGCCGTCCTTGCGGAGATCCGCCGTGTCCTGCGCCGTGGAGGAACCCTGGCCTATTACGAGCACGTCCGGTCCGGACACCCTTTGCTGGCCAAGGCAGAAGACGTGCTGACCCCGGTGTGGGGACGGTTCATGGGCGGCTGCCACCTCAACCGGGACACCCTTGCCGCCATCACCGCAGCAGGATTCAGTGTGCAGGACAACGAACGGTTCGGCTTCCCGGTGCAGCGGCTGAACCCTTCCCTCGCCCACATCCTGGGCACGGCCACCAGTCCCAGCGTGCAACATTGA